From Arachis hypogaea cultivar Tifrunner chromosome 3, arahy.Tifrunner.gnm2.J5K5, whole genome shotgun sequence:
CATCCCAGAAATCTTGAGAGAATCAATCTCAATTCCGAAGAGATCACCGAAGACATTCTACCtgataaccctaaccctaattttccctCTCTCATTCGCAATCCTCGCACACTCACTCTTCACACACCCACTCCTCGCTCAGCTCCAGAACCCTTATCAGGATTCTTCCCAAGCTAACCATGAATGGACCCTTCTCCTCACAATCCAGTTCTGCTACCTTCTCTTCCTCTTCGCCTTCTCTCTCCTCTCCACCGCCGCCGTCGTCTTCACCGTCGCTTCCCTCTACACCAATAAAGCTGTCTCCTTTTCCTCCACCATCTCCGCAATCCCCAAAGTCTTCAAGCGTTTGTTCATCACTTACCTCTGGGTCACGCTTTTGATGTTCATCTATAACTTTGTCTTCGTGATTTCCTTGGTTTTGCTTATTATAGCAATTGATACACAGAACTCGATTCTGCTGTTTTTCGCGGTTATTgtgatccttttgttgtttctcGTTGCTCATGTGTATATTACTGCGTTATGGCATTTGGCTAGTGTTGTGTCGGTGCTGGAACCGATTTATGGTATTGCTGCTATGAAGAAGAGCTATGAGTTGTTGAAGGGTAGGATCAAGTATGCTGCGGTTTTGGTTTCTGCTTACTTGGTTGTGTGTGGCATAATCGGTGGGGTGTTCAGTGGGGTGGTAGTGCACGGTGGAGATAGCTATGGGGTCTTCACTAGGATTGTGGTTGGTGGATTCTTGGTGGGTGTGTTGGTCATTGTGAATTTGGTGGGATTGTTGGCGCAGAGCGTTTTCTACTATGTTTGCAAGAGTTACCATCACCAAGGGATTGATAAGAGTGCTTTACATGATCATCTTGGTGGATACCTTGGAGAGTATGTGCCCCTCAAGAGCAGCATTCAAATGGAGAATCTGGATGTATGATCAAAGGGAAAGAAATTTGGGGGGTTTGTAAgtggattttttctttttcttcttcttttttttaatgtaattgaTGGAATAGTGTAATACATTTGGAAAGAAACACAAATGGTATTGGTAGATTGTAATTTGAATTGTGATATTGTGTTCTGTTGTGCGTGCTTCTATCTGTGCCTTTATATGATCTGCATTAGCAAATTCTTGTTTAGCTGTGGCTTAGTAGAGTTTTCTTTGTTGCTGGATATTTATATTGTGGTGGTATTGACTTATTGTAGTGACCAAAATGGAAGGTATTCAATTGTCATTAGATGAAGAAGCTATCTGCCTTTGTAATTCCTTCAATGATCGAGTTTGTTTCAAGGTTGTGGTAATGTTTGTTGCAGAAAAGTATACCATTATTAGCTTGGCCTTAGGTGGTTTCATCAGGTGACAAGAAGACCTATAGAAAAGAATCGAAGATCAGATATAGTGTAACCCAGTAGTTGAGTTTGAGGTAGAGAAGGATTAagatgaaatcatcaagaaagaTTGAGATTTAAATGGCTTATATAATTCTTTGTAGACATCATTAATTCATTATCTATAGAATAAAATGGCattatttgattcactatttccTGTATAGTGTAATGCAAGGTCCAATGGCTTGTAGGATTGGTCAACAAGACATTCTTAGTCTAGTTTTtttgtgtttgtttgtttgtgtGGTACTTTGTGATTGCTTTGAAGTTTGAAGCAATGACTATTTGATATTGTGCCATTTCTTGGTCTTGTTGAAAGGCAACTTTATCAAGGGAAGTAAAATAAGCTGTTATTGGTTTTTTGGATCTCATTTGTTACTTTTGTGGCTCCTAATGAATACTGGGTTTACTTTCGAAACATAGTTGCTGATGGTCACTCAACTGTAGTTAAAAGCATTGTATACAAGTTTGGAGTATTTCAGTTATAGCAAGTGATACTGTGCTAGTGTTGAATACAAAACTTCATTTTATCTATTTAAACTATGTTGAATCAGCCAACTGAGTACGTGATTGCTTATTATGGATTTGTTGGTTTCATAGTATGAAAACTCATTTATTTAGCATATAAATGGGTCAGAAGTGAGAGAATAAAAGCAATTGATCAGAGGTGACTCAGGCGAGAGAATAAAATATTTGTCT
This genomic window contains:
- the LOC112734615 gene encoding uncharacterized protein → MDLAPEELQFLNIPEILRESISIPKRSPKTFYLITLTLIFPLSFAILAHSLFTHPLLAQLQNPYQDSSQANHEWTLLLTIQFCYLLFLFAFSLLSTAAVVFTVASLYTNKAVSFSSTISAIPKVFKRLFITYLWVTLLMFIYNFVFVISLVLLIIAIDTQNSILLFFAVIVILLLFLVAHVYITALWHLASVVSVLEPIYGIAAMKKSYELLKGRIKYAAVLVSAYLVVCGIIGGVFSGVVVHGGDSYGVFTRIVVGGFLVGVLVIVNLVGLLAQSVFYYVCKSYHHQGIDKSALHDHLGGYLGEYVPLKSSIQMENLDV